A single Anopheles maculipalpis chromosome 3RL, idAnoMacuDA_375_x, whole genome shotgun sequence DNA region contains:
- the LOC126565254 gene encoding proliferating cell nuclear antigen — translation MFEARLNASNVLKKVLDAIKDLLNEATFDCSDSGIQLQAMDNSHVSLVSLSLRSDGFDKYRCDRNLSMGMNLANMAKIMKCANNDDTLTMKAQDNADTVTFMFESHNHEKVSDYEMKLMNLDQEHLGIPETDYACVVRMPAMEFARICRDLSQFGESVVISCTKEGVKFSASGDAGSANIKLAQTASVDKEEESVIIEMQEPVTLTFACRYLNSFTKATPLCNQVQLSMSADVPLVVEYRIPDLGHIRYYLAPKIEDDEN, via the exons ATGTTTGAGGCACGGCTTAACGCTAGCAACGTCCTGAAGAAGGTCCTGGACGCGATCAAGGATCTGCTAAACGAGGCTACATTCGATTGCAGTGATTCCGGTATTCAATTGCAAGCGATGGACAATTCCCACGTTTCGCTCGTGTCCCTATCGCTACGCTCCGACGGTTTCGACAAGTACCGGTGTGACAGAAACTTATCAATGGGCATGAACCTGGCCAACATGGCCAAGATCATGAAGTGTGCCAATAACGATGATACCTTAACGATGAAAGCGCAGGATAATGCCGATACCGTCACGTTCATGTTCGAGTCACATAATCATGAGAAAGTGTCCGATTATGAGATGAAACTAATGAACCTGGACCAGGAGCACCTGGGCATTCCGGAAACGGATTATGCGTGCGTCGTTCGTATGCCGGCAATGGAATTTGCACGCATCTGTCGCGATCTGTCCCAGTTTGGCGAATCCGTCGTCATCTCGTGCACCAAAGAAG GTGTGAAATTTTCAGCATCTGGTGATGCTGGTTCAGCCAATATTAAGCTAGCACAAACTGCCAGCGTAGACAAAGAGGAAGAATCGGTCATTATTGAAATGCAAGAACCAGTAACGCTTACCTTTGCATGCCGCTACCTGAACTCCTTTACGAAGGCAACGCCACTGTGCAACCAGGTGCAGCTGTCTATGTCGGCCGACGTTCCGCTGGTAGTTGAATACCGAATTCCAGACCTGGGACACATTCGCTACTATCTCGCACCTAAGATTGAAGACGATGAGAAttaa
- the LOC126564121 gene encoding DNA replication licensing factor Mcm6, whose translation MDVADAHVGQLRVRDEVGERCQKLFLDFLEEFKEDGEMKYLKTVLDLVNPDRSTLEVSFEDVESYNQTLATAIIEEYYRIFPYLCQSVSHFVRDRTVLKKAKECYVSFVDVPTRHKVRELTTAKIGTLIRISGQVVRTHPVHPELVLGTFVCLDCQTEIRAVEQQFKFTNPTICRNPVCANRRRFMLEVDKSLFIDFQKVRIQETQAELPRGCIPRSVEVILRAEMVETVQAGDRYDFTGTLIVIPDVGALQLPGAKAEIGSRHKQGDNAAEGVRGLKALGMRDLNYKMAFLACSVQVTSSRFGGTDLPMSEVTAEDMKKHMTDAEWKKVYEMSRDPRLYSHLINSLFPSIYGNDEVKRGILLMLFGGVAKTTQEKTTLRGDINVCIVGDPSTAKSQFLKQVSDFSPRAVYTSGKASSAAGLTAAVVRDEESFDFVIEAGALMLADNGICCIDEFDKMDPHDQVAIHEAMEQQTISIAKAGVRATLNARTSILAAANPIGGRYDRSKSLQQNIQLTAPIMSRFDLFFILVDECNEVVDYAIARKIVDLHSHIENRVEQVYSREDVLRYIMFARQFKPVIKPEAMELLVENYGHLRQRDTGTTGKSTWRITVRQLESMIRLSEAMAKMECSEVVTEQHVKEAYRLLNKSIIRVEQPDIHLDDEEENENIMDTGEDTPADTQEDTQGTNGTEENGHDAVTVTKKKLTLSFEEYKNLSNMLVIHMRNEESRFESEELEQEGISKTQLINWYLGQVEDQLETVEELTERKILIEKVIDRLIYHDQVIIPLKKSGLDEKGPSEDEDVLLVVHPNYIVES comes from the exons ATGGATGTAGCGGATGCGCATGTTGGACAGCTTCGTGTTCGGGATGAAGTGGGAGAGCGATGCCAGAAATTGTTCCTGGATTTCCTCGAAGA GTTTAAGGAGGATGGCGAGATGAAGTATCTGAAGACCGTGTTAGACCTGGTCAATCCGGACAGGTCTACGCTCGAGGTGAGCTTCGAAGATGTGGAGAGTTACAACCAAACATTGGCTACAGCGATTATTGAGGAGTACTATCGGATCTTCCCCTACCTGTGCCAATCTGTATCGCATTTTGTGCGGGATCGAACCGTATTGAAAAAGGCTAAAGAATGCTACGTATCGTTTGTGGATGTTCCTACGCGTCATAAGGTTCGCGAGCTGACCACTGCCAAGATTGGAACGCTGATTCGCATCTCTGGTCAGGTGGTACGCACGCACCCAGTGCACCCCGAGCTAGTTTTGGGCACGTTCGTGTGCCTGGACTGCCAGACAGAAATCCGCGCCGTCGAACAACAGTTTAAGTTCACGAATCCGACTATCTGCCGCAATCCAGTGTGCGCCAATCGCCGTCGTTTCATGCTGGAAGTGGACAAATCGTTGTTCATTGACTTCCAAAAGGTTCGCATACAGGAGACGCAGGCGGAACTGCCTCGTGGTTGTATACCTCGCTCGGTGGAGGTGATTTTACGAGCAGAAATGGTGGAAACCGTGCAAGCCGGAGACCGATACGATTTTACTGGAACGCTGATCGTCATACCCGATGTGGGAGCATTGCAGCTGCCCGGAGCAAAGGCCGAGATTGGGTCACGCCACAAGCAGGGTGATAATGCCGCCGAAGGAGTGCGCGGGCTAAAGGCACTGGGTATGCGCGACTTGAACTACAAGATGGCTTTTCTGGCGTGCTCGGTGCAGGTAACCTCGTCCCGTTTCGGTGGAACTGATTTGCCGATGAGTGAGGTCACTGCGGAAGACATGAAGAAGCACATGACTGATGCGGAATGGAAAAAGGTGTACGAAATGTCGCGTGATCCTCGGCTGTACTCACACTTGATCAACAGCCTGTTTCCCTCGATCTACGGAAACGACGAGGTAAAACGGGGAATTCTGCTGATGTTATTCGGAGGTGTCGCCAAAACTACACAAGAGA aaacgaCACTTCGTGGTGACATTAACGTGTGCATTGTAGGAGATCCAAGTACGGCAAAGTCTCAGTTCCTGAAGCAAGTGTCGGATTTTTCTCCGCGTGCAGTGTACACGTCAGGAAAAGCGTCGTCCGCTGCCGGTCTTACAGCGGCTGTAGTAAGGGATGAGGAAAGTTTCGATTTCGTTATCGAGGCCGGAGCACTTATGCTGGCGGACAATGGTATTTGCTGTATCGATGAGTTCGACAAGATGGACCCGCACGACCAGGTTGCGATTCACGAGGCCATGGAGCAGCAAACGATTTCCATTGCCAAGGCGGGCGTACGTGCCACACTGAATGCCCGTACCTCAATCTTGGCCGCTGCCAATCCAATCGGTGGCAGGTACGATCGATCGAAATCGTTGCAGCAAAACATTCAGCTGACGGCTCCGATTATGTCGCGTTTCGATCTGTTTTTCATTCTGGTGGACGAGTGCAACGAGGTGGTTGACTATGCGATCGCAAGAAAGATTGTAGACCTGCATTCCCACATCGAAAATCGTGTTGAGCAGGTTTATTCGCGCGAGGATGTGCTGCGGTATATAATGTTCGCACGACAGTTTAAGCCAGTTATCAAACCAGAAGCGATGGAGCTGCTGGTTGAAAACTACGGACATTTGCGACAGCGTGACACCGGTACAACGGGCAAAAGCACCTGGCGAATAACTGTACGACAGCTGGAAAGTATGATTCGTTTGAGTGAAGCGATGGCCAAAATGGAGTGTAGCGAGGTGGTGACCGAACAGCACGTGAAGGAAGCTTACCGGCTGTTGAACAAGTCGATCATCCGTGTCGAGCAACCGGACATTCATTTGGACGATGAggaggaaaacgaaaacattatGGATACTGGTGAGGATACACCAGCAGACACGCAGGAGGATACACAAGGaacgaacggaacggaagaaAATGGCCACGATGCAGTGACCGTCACGAAAAAGAAGTTGACACTTTCCTTTGAAGAGTACAAAAATCTGTCCAACATGCTGGTGATACATATGCGCAACGAGGAGAGCCGCTTTGAATCGGAAGAGCTTGAACAGGAGGGAATCAGTAAAACACAGCTCATAAACTGGTACCTTGGCCAGGTTGAGGACCAGTTGGAAACGGTCGAGGAGTTGACGGAGAGAAAGATCTTGATAGAAAaggtgatcgatcgattgatttaTCAC GATCAAGTAATCATACCATTGAAGAAGTCCGGACTCGACGAAAAGGGACCATCCGAAGACGAAgatgtgctgctggtggttcATCCTAATTATATTGTGGAAAGTTAA